The following are encoded together in the Candidatus Omnitrophota bacterium genome:
- a CDS encoding MerR family transcriptional regulator, translating to MTNKASKKHQVSPDDFEVEINPEEPLFAISVVSRMVEIPIWTLRKLDDFGIICPERIGKKTRCYSKVQIKKLSYVHYLMEEKHITISNVKVFLEITGNKE from the coding sequence ATGACAAATAAGGCCTCTAAGAAACATCAAGTTTCTCCGGATGATTTCGAGGTTGAGATCAATCCCGAGGAACCGTTGTTCGCTATTAGCGTCGTGAGCCGTATGGTTGAAATCCCTATCTGGACTTTACGAAAATTAGATGATTTTGGCATTATTTGCCCCGAGCGTATAGGGAAAAAGACACGTTGCTATTCTAAAGTGCAGATCAAAAAGTTAAGTTATGTTCATTATCTTATGGAAGAAAAACATATCACTATCAGCAATGTGAAAGTTTTCTTAGAAATAACAGGGAATAAAGAGTAG
- the dnaK gene encoding molecular chaperone DnaK: MSRVIGIDLGTSNSAAAVMEGGRPVIIPSAEGAGVASGKAFPSFVAFTKDGQRLVGEPARRQAPINSEGTIYAAKRKMGTDHKFKVFGADYSPQQVSAFILQKIKADAEKYLGDKVEEAVITVPAYFNDNQRQATKDAAEIAGLKALRIINEPTSACLAYGLDKAGKEQKIMVFDLGGGTLDVTILEMGWDDSHKAATFEVLSTSGDTQLGGTDMDNVLIDHIINQFKKESGIDLKNDKMAFQRLREAAEKAKVELSSTVSTDINLPFITADTSGPKHLTMAIDRAKLEDLIGPIVDRCRGPVAQAIKDASAKFGQDVKIDKVILVGGPTRMPIVQKFVEKEVGQKIERGIDPMECVALGAAVQASIIKGEAKEVLLLDVTPLSLGIETMGGIFTKLIERNTTIPTKKAQVFSTAEDNQPAVTIRVLQGERQMANDNTELGRFDLVGLPPAPRGVPQIEVAFNIDQDGIVHVSAKDKGTGKEQSIKITAPKKLSEEEIQKMVKEAEKFAEEDKRKKEEVELGNQANTLVYATEKSLKDYGDKVSQTDRANIEQELNSLKDAIKNKEQAKIKSGMESLQKAAHKLAEEVYKATTAQQQGGAHSGGGAGAQSADSHSAGAQSESPKGKKEDIIDADFKAEDDKK, encoded by the coding sequence ATGTCTAGAGTGATTGGAATTGATTTAGGAACATCAAATTCGGCGGCAGCCGTTATGGAAGGCGGACGTCCCGTTATTATTCCGTCGGCGGAAGGAGCCGGTGTGGCTTCCGGTAAAGCATTTCCTTCTTTCGTCGCGTTCACCAAAGACGGACAGCGTTTAGTCGGGGAACCGGCACGGCGCCAGGCTCCTATTAATTCGGAAGGAACTATTTATGCGGCTAAACGCAAAATGGGCACTGATCATAAATTCAAAGTATTTGGAGCCGATTATAGCCCGCAGCAAGTCAGCGCGTTTATCTTGCAAAAGATCAAAGCCGACGCGGAAAAATACTTAGGCGACAAGGTAGAAGAAGCGGTCATTACTGTTCCTGCATATTTTAATGATAATCAGCGTCAAGCCACCAAGGACGCGGCAGAAATTGCCGGTTTAAAGGCGCTTCGCATTATCAATGAGCCGACATCGGCTTGCCTGGCTTATGGTTTGGATAAAGCCGGAAAAGAACAAAAGATCATGGTTTTCGATTTGGGCGGCGGAACCTTGGACGTTACAATCTTAGAGATGGGATGGGATGATTCACATAAAGCCGCAACCTTCGAAGTTTTATCGACCAGCGGCGACACACAGCTGGGCGGAACAGATATGGATAATGTTTTGATCGATCATATTATCAATCAATTCAAGAAAGAAAGCGGCATTGATCTAAAAAACGATAAAATGGCTTTTCAACGGCTTCGTGAAGCGGCCGAAAAAGCCAAAGTGGAGCTTTCTAGCACTGTTTCCACGGATATCAATTTACCGTTCATTACCGCGGATACGTCGGGGCCGAAGCATTTAACAATGGCCATTGACCGCGCGAAATTAGAAGATCTTATCGGGCCGATCGTGGATAGATGCCGCGGGCCGGTCGCTCAAGCTATAAAGGATGCTTCCGCAAAATTTGGGCAAGATGTGAAAATTGATAAGGTTATCTTGGTCGGCGGTCCGACGCGAATGCCGATCGTTCAAAAGTTTGTTGAAAAAGAAGTTGGGCAAAAGATCGAGCGAGGCATTGATCCCATGGAATGCGTGGCGTTAGGCGCGGCAGTTCAAGCTTCTATTATTAAAGGGGAAGCTAAAGAAGTTTTGCTTTTAGATGTTACCCCGCTCTCGTTAGGGATAGAAACAATGGGTGGGATCTTTACAAAGCTCATTGAACGAAATACAACCATTCCAACTAAAAAAGCTCAAGTGTTCTCGACGGCCGAAGACAATCAGCCAGCGGTCACCATTCGTGTTTTGCAGGGCGAACGCCAAATGGCCAATGACAATACCGAGCTGGGGCGTTTTGATCTTGTTGGTCTTCCTCCGGCACCGCGCGGAGTTCCTCAAATTGAAGTTGCGTTTAACATTGACCAAGACGGAATTGTGCATGTTTCTGCCAAGGACAAAGGAACTGGCAAAGAACAATCGATAAAGATCACCGCTCCTAAAAAACTTTCTGAAGAAGAAATCCAGAAAATGGTCAAAGAAGCGGAGAAATTCGCCGAAGAAGACAAGCGGAAGAAAGAAGAAGTTGAGTTAGGCAACCAGGCGAATACCCTTGTTTACGCGACGGAGAAATCGTTAAAAGATTACGGCGATAAAGTTTCACAGACCGACCGCGCCAATATTGAACAAGAATTAAACAGCCTAAAAGACGCTATAAAAAATAAAGAGCAGGCGAAGATAAAATCCGGCATGGAATCTTTGCAAAAAGCCGCGCATAAATTAGCCGAAGAAGTTTATAAGGCAACAACTGCCCAGCAACAAGGTGGCGCTCATTCCGGCGGTGGGGCTGGCGCTCAATCAGCGGACAGCCATTCTGCAGGAGCTCAATCGGAAAGCCCAAAGGGTAAAAAAGAAGATATCATCGACGCTGATTTTAAAGCGGAAGATGACAAGAAGTAA
- the grpE gene encoding nucleotide exchange factor GrpE gives MFGANKKDEKMKESDELSSEARSGEVSSGDPGKKSEDKKDEVISLTASEHEKLVRDAFDYKDKYIRLLAEFDNLRKRTEREKIEFVKYANEGLLSGFLNILDDLERSVEAAKIKHQDYEAFLKGIEIVMAHVYDLLKRNGVKPIDAKGKMFDPNFHEPLMQEETDQSKEGTIIEEFQKGYLLEGRVLRTSKVKVAAAKTAKPEA, from the coding sequence ATGTTTGGCGCAAATAAAAAAGACGAAAAAATGAAAGAAAGCGATGAGCTTTCAAGCGAAGCCCGATCCGGTGAAGTTTCTTCTGGAGATCCGGGAAAAAAGAGTGAAGATAAAAAAGATGAAGTTATTTCTTTAACGGCGTCTGAGCACGAAAAGCTTGTCCGCGATGCCTTTGATTATAAAGATAAATATATCCGCCTTTTAGCGGAGTTTGACAACTTGCGTAAAAGAACAGAACGCGAAAAAATAGAGTTCGTCAAATATGCTAATGAGGGATTATTATCCGGATTTCTCAATATCTTAGATGACCTGGAGCGTTCCGTTGAAGCAGCGAAGATCAAGCATCAAGATTATGAAGCGTTTCTAAAAGGCATCGAAATTGTGATGGCTCATGTTTATGACCTACTTAAGAGAAACGGTGTTAAGCCGATCGATGCAAAAGGGAAAATGTTCGATCCGAATTTTCATGAACCGTTGATGCAGGAAGAAACAGATCAGTCAAAAGAAGGAACCATTATTGAAGAATTTCAAAAAGGGTATTTGCTGGAAGGGCGAGTGCTCCGCACCAGCAAAGTGAAAGTAGCGGCAGCCAAAACGGCTAAGCCGGAAGCATAA
- a CDS encoding Hsp20/alpha crystallin family protein, producing MSLIQWKRSCDPFQQLTDLNDRLMGLTLFPNLDKSLAPFRGGWPALDVSEDKSNVIIKADLPGLKQEEIEVAIEDDVLTIRGERKAEVKKEEENYFRSERLYGAFERNLQLGVGVEKDKVKASYKNGVLEVTLPKSEKVKPKQIKVDVN from the coding sequence ATGTCGCTTATACAATGGAAGAGAAGCTGTGATCCGTTTCAACAATTGACCGATCTAAACGATCGGCTGATGGGGCTGACGCTTTTCCCTAATTTAGATAAAAGCCTTGCTCCATTTAGGGGAGGTTGGCCGGCTCTGGATGTCAGCGAAGATAAGAGCAATGTGATCATCAAAGCTGATTTGCCCGGCCTTAAACAAGAGGAGATTGAAGTCGCGATTGAAGATGATGTCTTGACCATTCGCGGCGAACGAAAAGCGGAAGTTAAGAAAGAGGAAGAAAATTACTTCCGTAGTGAACGGCTTTACGGCGCTTTCGAAAGAAATCTTCAATTAGGCGTCGGAGTAGAAAAAGACAAGGTTAAGGCGTCTTACAAAAACGGCGTTTTGGAAGTTACTCTTCCTAAATCGGAAAAAGTGAAGCCGAAACAGATCAAGGTGGATGTTAATTAA